The Apium graveolens cultivar Ventura chromosome 6, ASM990537v1, whole genome shotgun sequence genome contains a region encoding:
- the LOC141663853 gene encoding paired amphipathic helix protein Sin3-like 2 isoform X2 translates to MKRTRDDLVSSPFKKPFGSSSRGESGQPQNSAGGGSGNNGGGGPGEGGGGAAAGSVQKLTTNDALSYLKEVKEMFHDKREKYDMFLDVMKDFKAQRIDTAGVIARVKDLFKGHNHLIFGFNTFLPKGYEITVIEEEDPPPKRSVEFEEAIGFVNKIKTRFQDDEKVYKSFLDILNMYRKEQKGIDEVYYEVAELFKHHADLLDEFIRFLPDASAVASEHNAILGRQQLHLYEERGSTMRMLRGTHMDKQRFQRDRIISPCMEGDPSLEHHDIDDDKSMNRLHKEQKKQGDKDNRDKRNRDPDHDMHRLSEKRKSALKVENFGGDPVLAPYDDKDALKSMYKQEFSFCDKVKERLRNTENYQSFLKCLHIYSTEIISRRELHGLISDLLGKHPDLMEGFNNFLERCERVDGFLHGIMSKKYFWNEGHASKAVKIEDKDKEQRRDLIAAKEKDRFKEKYWGKSIQELDLSNCQRCTPSYRLLPEDYPIPSASQRSELGAQVLNDYWVSVTSGSEDYSFKHMRRNQYEESLFRCEDDRFELDMLLESVSSTVKRIEELLININNKSVNLDTHFRIEDHFTALNLRCIERLYGDHGLDTLDILHKSPFHSMQVLLTRLRQKQEEWSKCRVNFNKVWANVYAKNHYKSLDHRSFYFKQQDSKNLSSKSLVAEIREIKEKRQEEDNALLSIAAGCIYPRVPNLVFKYTDTSVHEDSYKLIKYSCDEMCTSKEQSNKSMRLWCTILESLLSVPSWCLESEDHEVRSASRHLGVKSAGTSIRGKEENLVVEAVAISNKQPKPSSNADGKSPLKQVNSGRLSSGIFSKKDGSGLPKDLRIVASAERPANSGTALDVEEGIQAGMKIIAGVLEREATQRPTNHAGDNSHGISCNIGDVTSLESSGSRSAPKVNGAPSERTNVQKNSEDSVDHSKTEKEEGELSPHTDFEEDNFAAYGGSNTLHNGKKSIVTTHCRVTTGENASCHDVGGENDADDEDSGNVSEAGEDVSGSESAADQCSREENEEDEDGEQDEDGKADSEREAEGLDDTQTGYGSSVSASERLLQTTKPLAKHVALHYNEKSSRVFYGNDAFYVLFRLHQILYERLLFAKQHLSSAEMKLRNGKDNGSNLYSRFMKALYDLLDGSSDNAKFEDDCRAIIGNQSYVLFTLDRLIYKLVKQLQTVANDEMDGKLLQLYEYEKSRGHEKSVDTVYYENAHVLLHDENIYRFECTSEPSQLCIQLMDDGNEKPEVVAVSVDPNFATYYHKEFLSVVLNKKESSSILLQRNKFKYADPDKSPDICIAMEGVKVINGLECKMACTSSKISYVLDTEDVFCRKRCKREQSSTLQDHDKRRVQIFHQFLTASK, encoded by the exons ATGAAGAGGACAAGGGATGATTTAGTGAGCTCGCCGTTTAAGAAGCCTTTTGGTTCTTCTTCTCGCGGAGAATC AGGGCAACCCCAAAATTCTGCTGGTGGTGGCAGCGGCAACAACGGTGGTGGTGGTCCCGGTGAAGGTGGTGGAGGAGCTGCTGCTGGTTCAGTACAGAAACTCACTACTAATGATGCATTATCTTATTTAAAGGAAGTAAAAGAAATGTTTCATGACAAGAGAGAGAAATATGATATGTTTCTTGATGTCATGAAAGATTTTAAGGCTCAGCG GATTGATACTGCAGGAGTTATTGCGAGGGTGAAAGATTTATTTAAAGGGCATAATCATTTAATTTTTGGTTTCAATACCTTTTTGCCCAAAGGTTATGAAATTACTGTCATCGAGGAGGAAGACCCTCCGCCTAAGAGATCTGTTGAGTTCGAAGAGGCTATAGGCTTTGTGAACAAGATAAAA ACGCGTTTTCAAGATGATGAGAAAGTGTACAAATCCTTTTTAGACATATTGAATATGTACAGGAAGGAGCAAAAGGGTATCGATGAGGTTTACTATGAG GTTGCTGAACTTTTTAAGCACCATGCCGATCTGCTTGACGAGTTCATAAGATTTTTGCCTGATGCTTCAGCAGTGGCATCAGAACACAATGCTATCCTTGGAAGGCAACAGTTGCATCTATATGAGGAGCGGGGCTCTACTATGAGAATGTTACGGGGGACACACATGGATAAG CAACGCTTTCAACGAGACAGAATTATATCTCCTTGCATGGAAGGCGATCCAAGTCTTGAACATCATGATATAGACGATGATAAATCAATGAATAGGTTGCACAAAGAGCAGAAAAAGCAAGGTGACAAGGATAATAGGGATAAGAGAAACCGAGACCCTGATCATGACATGCATCGTCTATCTGAGAAACGGAAATCTGCTCTAAAGGTTGAAAACTTTGGAGGTGACCCAGTTCTGGCACCTTATGATGATAAAGATGCCTTGAAAA GCATGTACAAACAAGAGTTCTCTTTCTGTGATAAGGTGAAAGAGAGGTTACGGAATACAGAAAACTACCAGTCATTTTTGAAGTGTCTTCATATTTATAGCACCGAAATAATTTCAAGAAGGGAATTGCATGGTTTG ATTTCAGATTTACTTGGAAAACACCCAGATCTTATGGAAGGGTTCAATAATTTTTTGGAACGCTGCGAGCGAGTTG ATGGTTTTCTTCATGGCATAATGAGCAAAA AATATTTCTGGAACGAAGGGCATGCTTCTAAAGCGGTGAAGATAGAGGACAAAGACAAAGAGCAAAGGCGGGACCTTATTGCTGCTAAAGAAAAGGATAGGTTTAAGGAGAAGTATTGGGGGAAATCTATACAAGAGCTTGATCTCTCCAACTGCCAGCGTTGCACTCCTAGTTATAGGCTACTTCCCGAAGAT TATCCAATACCATCAGCAAGCCAGAGATCTGAACTAGGAGCGCAGGTGTTGAATGATTATTGGGTATCTGTAACTTCAGGTAGTGAGGATTACTCATTCAAGCATATGCGCAGAAATCAGTACGAGGAAAGTCTGTTCAGATGTGAAGATGATAG GTTTGAGCTAGACATGCTTCTGGAATCTGTGAGTTCTACAGTCAAGCGCATTGAGGAGCTACTAATCAACATCAATAATAAATCTGTCAATTTGGATACCCATTTCCGCATAGAAGACCACTTCACAG CTCTTAATCTACGGTGTATTGAACGTCTTTATGGAGATCACGGTCTGGATACTTTGGATATATTACACAAAAGCCCATTCCACTCGATGCAAGTACTATTGACCCGCCTAAGACAAAAGCAGGAGGAGTGGTCAAAGTGTCGTGTAAATTTCAACAAGGTTTGGGCTAATGTATATGCTAAGAATCACTACAAATCACTCGATCACCGAAGTTTTTACTTCAAGCAACAAGATTCGAAGAACTTGAGCTCAAAAT CCTTAGTGGCGGAGATCAGAGAAATCAAGGAGAAAAGGCAGGAAGAGGATAATGCGCTTCTCTCCATTGCTGCTGGTTGCATATATCCTAGAGTTCCTAATCTCGTGTTTAAATACACTGATACTAGTGTTCATGAAGACTCGTATAAGTTAATAAAGTATTCATGTGATGAGATGTGCACATCAAAAGAGCAATCGAATAAATCTATGAGGCTTTGGTGTACTATCTTGGAGTCGTTACTAAGTGTCCCTTCTTGGTGTCTGGAATCTGAAGATCATGAAGTTCGTTCAGCATCTAGGCATCTTGGAGTCAAAAGTGCTGGGACGAGTATCAGAGGAAAAGAAGAAAATCTTGTTGTTGAAGCTGTAGCCATTAGCAATAAACAACCAAAACCTTCATCAAATGCCGATGGGAAATCTCCCCTCAAGCAAGTAAATTCTGGAAGGCTAAGCAGTGGTATATTTTCCAAAAAAGATGGATCTGGGCTACCAAAAGATCTTAGAATTGTTGCTTCTGCTGAACGTCCTGCCAATTCTGGTACTGCACTTGATGTTGAAGAAGGCATCCAAGCGGGCATGAAAATAATTGCTGGTGTGTTAG AACGTGAGGCAACTCAAAGGCCCACTAACCATGCAGGAGACAATAGTCATGGAATTTCTTGCAATATAGGTGATGTTACTTCATTGGAG AGTTCTGGTTCAAGGTCAGCTCCAAAAGTGAACGGAGCTCCGTCTGAACGCACCAATGTACAAAAAAACAGTGAAGATTCAGTTGATCACTCTAAAACTGAGAAAGAAGAGGGTGAGTTGTCACCTCATACTGATTTCGAAGAGGACAACTTTGCCGCTTATGGTGGTTCCAATACATTGCACAATGGAAAAAAGAGTATTGTAACTACACACTGTCGGGTCACGACTGGTGAAAATGCCTCTTGTCATGATGTCGGTGGAGAAAATGATGCAGATGACGAGGACAGTGGTAATGTTTCTGAGGCTGGAGAAGATGTTTCAGGAAGTGAATCTGCTGCTGATCAATGCTCACGAGAAGAAAACGAAGAGGATGAAGATGGTGAACAGGACGAAGATGGTAAAGCTGACAGTGAGCGTGAGGCGGAAGGGCTAGATGACACACAAACAGGATATGGATCATCAGTATCCGCATCTGAACGTTTACTACAGACCACTAAACCGCTGGCAAAGCATGTTGCATTACATTATAATGAGAAGAGTTCTCGAGTGTTCTATGGAAATGATGCATTTTATGTTCTTTTCAGACTACATCAA ATTTTGTATGAAAGACTATTATTTGCTAAACAACATTTGTCGTCTGCTGAAATGAAATTGAGAAATGGGAAAGATAATGGTTCAAACCTTTATTCCAG ATTTATGAAAGCGTTATATGATTTACTTGATGGATCTTCAGATAATGCGAAATTTGAGGATGATTGTCGAGCTATTATCGGTAATCAGTCTTATGTGCTCTTCACATTGGACAGGTTGATATATAAACTGGTGAAACAG CTTCAAACTGTTGCCAATGATGAGATGGATGGTAAGCTTCTCCAGTTGTATGAGTATGAAAAATCACGGGGACATGAGAAATCTGTTGATACAGTTTACTATGAGAATGCGCATGTCCTTCTCCATGATGAAAACATATACAGATTCGAATGT ACATCTGAGCCATCCCAGTTGTGCATACAGTTAATGGATGATGGAAATGAAAAGCCCGAGGTGGTTGCAGTTTCAGTGGACCCAAATTTTGCAACTTATTATCACAAAGAATTTTTGTCTGTGGTTCTCAACAAGAAAGAGTCGTCTAGCATACTGTTGCAAAG GAACAAATTCAAGTATGCAGATCCTGACAAATCTCCTGATATATGCATCGCGATGGAAGGTGTCAAGGTTATCAATGGTTTGGAATGCAAGATGGCTTGCACCTCATCCAAG ATCTCTTATGTTCTGGACACAGAAGATGTTTTTTGTCGCAAGAGATGCAAAAGAGAACAATCATCCACATTACAGGATCATGACAAGCGAAGAGTACAAATTTTTCACCAGTTCTTAACAGCGTCGAAATAA